The Pseudarthrobacter sp. NS4 genome includes a window with the following:
- a CDS encoding NADP-dependent oxidoreductase: MSLATLPATTREIRLASRPVGRPSDENFRLSESSLPELGDGQILVRNIFVSVDPYMRGRMNDVKSYSAPFALDEALDGGAVGEVIASRSAAHQEGDVVVHSLGWREYAVLDGEAATPARTDLAPASAFLGALGMTGLTAYAGLLKVAEFSPGDAVFVSGAAGAVGSLVGQIAKAMGASRVIGSAGSPAKVARLLELGFDAAFDYHDGPVREQLEKAAGNAGIDVYFDNVGGEHLEAALAVLNVGGRVAMCGAIAQYNSTQPTPAPRNLMQAIGKQLTLRGFLVGGQRQHAREFAEKMAGWLADGTVRYDETVVDGLENAPQAFMDLLDGANTGKMLVRL, encoded by the coding sequence GCCGGAACTGGGCGATGGCCAGATCCTGGTCAGGAACATCTTCGTCTCGGTGGATCCCTATATGCGCGGACGCATGAACGACGTCAAGTCCTATTCCGCCCCCTTTGCCCTGGATGAAGCGCTCGACGGCGGAGCAGTAGGTGAGGTGATAGCGTCCCGGTCCGCCGCACACCAGGAGGGGGACGTCGTTGTGCACTCCCTTGGCTGGCGGGAATACGCGGTACTGGATGGGGAGGCGGCCACTCCGGCGCGTACCGACCTGGCGCCTGCCTCAGCATTCCTGGGCGCCCTGGGCATGACAGGCCTCACGGCCTACGCCGGACTGCTCAAGGTTGCCGAATTTTCCCCCGGAGACGCCGTCTTCGTTTCCGGCGCGGCAGGTGCCGTTGGATCACTGGTGGGCCAGATCGCAAAGGCGATGGGCGCTTCGCGGGTCATCGGCTCGGCCGGCTCGCCCGCCAAGGTGGCCCGGCTGCTGGAACTCGGCTTCGACGCCGCCTTCGACTACCACGACGGTCCGGTCCGGGAGCAGTTGGAAAAGGCAGCCGGCAATGCGGGCATCGACGTTTACTTCGACAACGTGGGCGGCGAACACCTCGAGGCGGCGCTGGCCGTGCTGAATGTTGGCGGCCGGGTGGCGATGTGCGGTGCCATTGCGCAATACAACTCCACCCAGCCCACGCCGGCGCCACGCAACCTCATGCAGGCTATCGGCAAGCAGCTCACCCTCCGGGGATTCCTGGTGGGAGGCCAGCGCCAGCATGCGCGCGAGTTCGCGGAAAAGATGGCCGGCTGGCTCGCCGACGGGACCGTCCGCTACGACGAAACGGTCGTGGACGGGCTGGAGAACGCCCCGCAGGCCTTCATGGACCTGCTGGACGGTGCAAATACGGGCAAAATGCTCGTCCGGCTTTAG
- a CDS encoding BMP family lipoprotein, with translation MTSLRAHLKRGSVAGLATVGATALVLAGCGAPPEAGSNSTAGASDYTGCIVSDSGGFDDQSFNQSSYEGLKKAEADLGIKVNQVESKTNNDFAPNLRAMVTAGCDLTVTVGFLLGDATKAQAEANPDSHFAIVDFAYDPPIANVKPIIYDTAQAAFLAGYLAAGTTKTGTVATFGGMNIPTVTIFMDGYADGVKYYNEQKGKDVKLLGWNKDAQDGTFTGDFEKQDVGKQVTQNFLDQGADIVMPVAGPVGKGAGAALKDAKAAGKDVKLIWVDSDGYLTAPDYKDIMLSSVMKQMGDAVEAVVKDDKEGKFDNTPYVGTLANDGVQLAPFHDLDSQVPAELKSELEQIEKDIVDGKLKVESKASPKA, from the coding sequence ATGACATCACTGCGTGCACACCTTAAGCGCGGTTCAGTTGCAGGCCTGGCTACGGTGGGTGCCACAGCGCTCGTACTGGCCGGTTGTGGCGCGCCCCCCGAAGCGGGAAGCAACTCGACAGCCGGAGCCAGCGACTACACCGGCTGCATCGTCTCCGACTCCGGTGGCTTCGATGACCAGTCCTTCAACCAGTCCTCCTACGAGGGCCTGAAGAAGGCAGAGGCTGACCTGGGTATCAAGGTCAACCAGGTCGAGTCCAAGACCAACAACGACTTCGCACCGAACCTCCGCGCCATGGTCACAGCAGGCTGCGACCTCACCGTCACGGTGGGCTTCCTGCTGGGCGACGCCACCAAGGCACAGGCGGAAGCCAACCCGGACAGCCACTTCGCGATTGTCGACTTCGCCTACGATCCACCCATCGCCAACGTCAAGCCGATCATCTACGACACCGCGCAGGCAGCGTTCCTTGCCGGCTACCTTGCCGCCGGTACCACCAAGACCGGCACGGTCGCCACCTTCGGTGGCATGAACATACCCACCGTGACCATCTTCATGGACGGCTACGCCGACGGCGTCAAGTACTACAACGAGCAGAAGGGCAAGGACGTCAAGCTCCTTGGCTGGAACAAGGACGCCCAGGACGGAACTTTCACCGGCGACTTCGAGAAGCAGGACGTGGGCAAGCAGGTCACCCAGAACTTCCTGGACCAGGGCGCCGACATTGTCATGCCCGTCGCCGGCCCTGTAGGCAAGGGCGCCGGGGCGGCGCTGAAAGATGCCAAAGCCGCCGGCAAGGACGTCAAGCTCATCTGGGTTGACTCCGACGGCTACCTCACGGCTCCCGATTACAAGGACATCATGCTGTCCTCGGTCATGAAGCAGATGGGCGATGCCGTGGAAGCCGTGGTGAAGGACGACAAGGAAGGCAAGTTCGACAACACCCCGTACGTGGGCACCCTGGCCAACGACGGCGTGCAGCTGGCTCCCTTCCACGACCTCGATTCACAGGTCCCCGCCGAGCTGAAGTCCGAGCTGGAGCAGATCGAGAAGGACATCGTGGACGGCAAACTGAAGGTTGAGTCCAAGGCAAGCCCGAAGGCCTGA
- a CDS encoding ABC transporter ATP-binding protein, with amino-acid sequence MKLELRGITKRFGTLLANDHIDVVVEPGQIHCLLGENGAGKSTLMNVLYGLYEPSEGEILIDDKPVSFRGPGDAMAAGIGMVHQHFMLVPVFTVAENVALGAEPTKAAGFLHLDDTRRRIKEISDQYGFDVDPDALVEDLPVGVQQRVEIIKALVRNAKVLILDEPTAVLTPQETDELLDIMRQLKSSGTSIVFISHKLREVKEVSDTITVIRRGKVVGSADPSTPTTELASMMVGRAVSLNLDKEPAKPQEKTFEVRDLTVIAPNGQHVVDGLSFDIARGEILAIAGVQGNGQTELTEAILGLQQRVSGSVTLDGKELLGRSVKDVLRAGVGFVPEDRKVDGLVGTFSVAENLVLDLYDKPPFARGISMSPAKILENANARIGEFDVRTPSAAAAAGTLSGGNQQKVVMARELSRPLRLFIASQPTRGVDVGSIEFLHRRIVEERDKGTPVMIISTELDEVMELADRIAVLYKGKLVGIVPAGTSRDTLGLMMAGIPPKEHAHTAQAGTRPASTPDAEGDDHV; translated from the coding sequence TTGAAACTTGAACTCAGAGGGATCACTAAACGCTTTGGCACCCTGCTCGCCAACGACCACATCGACGTGGTGGTTGAACCCGGACAAATCCACTGTCTGCTGGGCGAAAACGGGGCCGGCAAGTCCACCCTCATGAACGTGCTGTACGGGCTTTATGAGCCCTCCGAAGGCGAAATCCTCATCGATGACAAACCCGTGTCCTTCCGCGGTCCGGGTGACGCCATGGCCGCCGGGATCGGCATGGTGCACCAGCACTTCATGCTGGTTCCCGTGTTCACCGTCGCCGAAAACGTGGCGCTGGGTGCCGAACCCACCAAAGCGGCAGGCTTCCTTCACCTGGACGACACACGCCGCCGGATCAAGGAAATCTCGGACCAGTACGGGTTCGACGTGGACCCTGACGCGTTGGTGGAGGACCTGCCCGTAGGCGTGCAGCAGAGGGTGGAAATCATCAAGGCCCTGGTCCGCAACGCCAAGGTCCTGATCCTGGATGAACCGACAGCCGTGCTGACTCCGCAGGAAACCGATGAGCTCCTGGACATCATGCGCCAGCTCAAGTCCAGCGGAACCTCGATCGTCTTCATCTCCCACAAACTGCGGGAAGTGAAGGAAGTCTCCGATACCATCACCGTCATCAGGCGGGGAAAGGTAGTGGGGTCCGCCGATCCCTCCACTCCCACCACCGAACTTGCCTCCATGATGGTGGGCCGCGCCGTGAGCCTGAACCTGGACAAGGAGCCGGCCAAACCGCAGGAAAAAACCTTCGAGGTCCGGGACCTGACCGTCATCGCACCCAACGGCCAGCACGTGGTGGACGGACTTAGCTTCGACATCGCACGCGGTGAGATCCTGGCCATCGCCGGTGTCCAGGGCAACGGCCAGACCGAACTCACGGAAGCCATCCTGGGACTACAGCAGCGGGTGTCCGGTTCCGTCACGCTGGACGGGAAGGAACTCCTGGGCCGCTCCGTCAAGGACGTCCTCCGGGCCGGCGTCGGATTTGTTCCCGAAGACCGCAAGGTGGACGGCCTGGTGGGCACCTTCTCCGTGGCGGAAAACCTGGTCCTGGACCTCTACGACAAGCCGCCGTTCGCCAGGGGAATCAGCATGAGCCCGGCAAAAATTCTGGAGAACGCAAACGCGCGCATCGGTGAGTTCGACGTACGGACCCCCTCCGCGGCCGCGGCCGCCGGTACCCTGTCCGGCGGCAACCAGCAAAAGGTGGTGATGGCGCGTGAACTCTCCCGCCCCCTGCGGCTGTTCATCGCTTCCCAGCCCACCCGGGGCGTGGACGTGGGATCCATCGAATTCCTCCACCGACGGATCGTGGAGGAGCGTGACAAGGGCACACCCGTCATGATCATCTCCACCGAACTGGACGAGGTGATGGAACTCGCCGACCGCATCGCAGTGCTCTACAAGGGCAAGCTGGTGGGCATTGTTCCCGCAGGCACCAGCCGCGACACCCTGGGCCTGATGATGGCCGGTATTCCGCCGAAGGAACACGCGCACACCGCCCAGGCCGGCACCCGCCCCGCCTCCACCCCCGACGCCGAGGGAGACGACCATGTCTGA
- a CDS encoding ABC transporter permease, with protein sequence MSDKHPPKHTAGEQHGGEHHRKQHTGTSHHPGPAEEETTAAVAVDTAGGAMEPSAVPATAQSGQLPGGPDTVLRRIFAGSGMVSVLAVLLALIIGGLLIASTDKQVAATSSYFLARPTDFLAAAWNAATRSYIALFQGSVFNPRGNSVAAQIAPFMETLTIATPLITAGLGVALAFRAGLFNIGAQGQIIMAGILAAWVGFALHLPLGLHLLLVLVAGIIGGALWGGLVGVLKARTGAHEVILTIMFNYIALYFLRYLLNTPAFQRPGESNPISPILDPTAVYPQIFGSQYRLHLGFILAIGATVLVWWLLNRSTLGFEFRAVGANPKAAQTAGINVSRSTILVMAIAGALAGMSGVAQVAGTEKVLTDGVAATYGFDAITVALLGRSTPWGTFAAGLLFGAFRAGAVQMQIQTGTPIDIVMVVQSLIVLFIAAPPLVRAVFGLNPRRRKPARAAKSRQAAPTGGAA encoded by the coding sequence ATGTCTGACAAGCATCCCCCCAAGCACACGGCCGGCGAGCAGCACGGCGGAGAGCACCACAGAAAGCAGCACACCGGAACTTCGCACCATCCGGGCCCTGCTGAGGAGGAAACAACCGCCGCCGTCGCCGTTGATACAGCGGGCGGTGCCATGGAACCGTCCGCCGTGCCTGCCACGGCCCAAAGCGGGCAGCTTCCGGGAGGTCCGGACACCGTGCTCCGCAGGATCTTTGCCGGGAGCGGCATGGTCTCGGTCCTGGCGGTCCTGCTGGCGCTCATCATCGGCGGCCTGCTGATTGCGAGCACGGACAAACAGGTGGCGGCCACCTCCTCGTACTTCCTCGCCCGTCCCACCGACTTCCTCGCAGCGGCCTGGAATGCGGCCACGCGCTCCTACATCGCACTGTTCCAGGGCTCGGTATTCAACCCCCGCGGCAACAGCGTGGCGGCCCAGATCGCGCCCTTCATGGAGACGCTGACCATCGCTACCCCGCTGATCACGGCAGGCCTGGGTGTCGCGCTGGCATTCCGCGCCGGCCTCTTCAACATCGGCGCCCAGGGCCAGATCATCATGGCCGGCATCCTGGCGGCCTGGGTGGGCTTCGCGCTGCATCTGCCGCTGGGCCTGCACCTGCTGCTGGTCCTGGTGGCCGGTATCATCGGCGGTGCCCTGTGGGGCGGTCTGGTGGGTGTGCTCAAAGCCCGCACGGGAGCCCATGAAGTCATCCTCACCATCATGTTCAACTACATCGCGCTGTACTTCCTGCGGTACCTGCTCAACACGCCGGCCTTCCAGCGGCCGGGGGAGTCGAACCCGATCTCGCCAATCCTCGACCCAACCGCCGTATACCCGCAGATCTTTGGCAGCCAATACAGGCTCCACCTGGGCTTTATCCTGGCCATCGGAGCCACGGTCCTGGTCTGGTGGCTCCTGAACCGCTCCACCCTCGGTTTCGAATTCCGGGCCGTCGGCGCCAATCCCAAGGCAGCCCAGACCGCCGGCATCAACGTCTCCCGCTCCACCATCCTGGTGATGGCCATAGCAGGCGCACTGGCCGGAATGTCAGGCGTGGCGCAGGTGGCCGGGACAGAGAAGGTCCTCACCGACGGCGTAGCCGCCACCTACGGTTTTGACGCCATTACCGTTGCGCTGCTGGGACGTTCGACGCCGTGGGGCACGTTTGCCGCGGGCCTCCTGTTCGGCGCCTTCCGCGCCGGAGCAGTCCAGATGCAGATCCAGACCGGAACCCCGATCGACATCGTCATGGTGGTCCAGTCACTGATCGTCCTCTTCATCGCGGCACCGCCACTGGTCCGCGCCGTCTTCGGGCTGAACCCGCGGCGCAGGAAGCCCGCCCGCGCCGCCAAGTCCCGGCAGGCAGCCCCTACCGGAGGTGCAGCATGA
- a CDS encoding ABC transporter permease — MSTTVSSPRPGTPQPDDTGTDAGALTMSAKPVSWKKPVLLTAFGLIALVFFGLLAPNQTASFGISTGSDFFQLPVLAVNAVAGGIVLSVLLLGLAAYAVYLKTKGRPAPGWLTVAFIVLFVAAFLIWVVGGARTPSISLAGLIAGSVTLAVPLVFGSLSGVLCERVGVVNIAIEGQLLGGAFTAAIVASMTQNPFIGLLAAAVAGAMVSMVLALFSIKYLVNQIIVGVVLNVLVSGVTGFLFSTVMQANKAQFNSPPGLDIIEIPVLSGIPIIGPILFRQSLVGYLMYVAVLVVWVGLFKTRWGLRVRAVGEHPQAADTLGINVNATRFWNVTLGGAVAGIGGSFFTLVAIDSFTKEISGGRGFIALAALIFGRWNPIGAFFAALLFGFADNLQSIVTIIGTPVPSQFMAMLPYLVTVLAVAGLVGRSRGPAASGIPYVKG; from the coding sequence ATGAGCACAACAGTTTCGTCCCCCCGGCCGGGAACTCCGCAGCCGGACGACACAGGAACGGACGCCGGTGCCCTCACCATGTCCGCCAAACCAGTGAGCTGGAAGAAGCCGGTACTGCTCACGGCCTTCGGGCTGATTGCCTTGGTTTTCTTCGGGCTCCTGGCCCCCAACCAGACCGCAAGCTTCGGTATCTCCACCGGCAGCGACTTTTTCCAGCTGCCCGTCCTGGCGGTGAACGCCGTTGCCGGCGGCATCGTGCTGTCCGTCCTGTTGCTGGGGCTTGCCGCCTACGCCGTTTACCTCAAAACCAAAGGCCGTCCAGCCCCCGGCTGGCTGACCGTGGCCTTTATCGTCCTGTTCGTGGCCGCCTTCCTGATCTGGGTGGTGGGCGGTGCCCGGACCCCCAGCATCTCCCTGGCCGGCCTCATCGCCGGTTCCGTTACCCTGGCCGTCCCGCTGGTGTTCGGGTCGCTGTCCGGCGTCCTGTGCGAACGGGTGGGCGTGGTCAACATCGCCATCGAGGGCCAGCTGCTGGGCGGCGCCTTTACCGCAGCGATTGTGGCCAGCATGACGCAGAACCCCTTCATCGGGCTCCTGGCCGCCGCCGTGGCCGGCGCAATGGTGTCGATGGTGCTGGCGCTGTTCAGCATCAAGTACCTGGTCAACCAGATCATCGTCGGCGTCGTCCTGAACGTGCTCGTTTCCGGCGTCACCGGCTTCCTGTTCAGCACTGTGATGCAGGCCAACAAGGCACAGTTCAACTCGCCCCCCGGGCTGGACATCATCGAGATTCCTGTCCTGTCCGGCATCCCGATCATCGGGCCTATCCTGTTCAGGCAGTCGCTGGTGGGCTATCTGATGTACGTCGCGGTCCTTGTGGTCTGGGTGGGCCTGTTCAAGACACGGTGGGGCCTCCGGGTCCGTGCTGTGGGGGAGCACCCGCAGGCTGCGGACACCCTGGGCATCAACGTGAACGCCACCCGGTTCTGGAATGTCACGCTGGGCGGAGCCGTGGCCGGAATTGGCGGCTCGTTCTTCACCCTGGTGGCCATCGACAGCTTTACCAAGGAGATCTCCGGCGGCCGCGGGTTCATCGCCCTGGCAGCCCTGATCTTCGGCCGCTGGAACCCGATTGGAGCCTTCTTCGCAGCACTCCTCTTCGGCTTTGCCGACAACCTGCAGAGCATCGTCACCATCATCGGGACACCCGTGCCCAGCCAGTTCATGGCCATGCTGCCGTACCTGGTGACCGTCCTCGCCGTGGCGGGGCTGGTGGGCAGATCCCGCGGACCCGCAGCCAGCGGCATACCGTACGTCAAGGGTTGA
- a CDS encoding cytidine deaminase, with translation MQKAYAPYSKFPVGAAALTGDGRIVSGCNVENASYGLTLCAECALVGNLQMTGGGLLRAFYCVDGSGNILMPCGRCRQLLYEFRAPGMELMTTRGIKTMDQVLPDAFGPEHLEETR, from the coding sequence ATGCAGAAGGCCTACGCTCCCTATTCAAAGTTTCCGGTGGGGGCCGCGGCCCTCACCGGGGACGGCAGGATTGTCAGCGGCTGCAACGTGGAGAACGCCAGCTACGGCTTGACCCTCTGCGCCGAATGCGCCCTGGTGGGCAACCTGCAGATGACCGGCGGCGGGCTGCTGCGCGCCTTTTACTGTGTGGACGGAAGCGGCAACATCCTCATGCCCTGCGGCCGCTGCCGCCAACTGCTGTACGAATTCCGCGCTCCCGGCATGGAACTCATGACCACCCGGGGCATCAAGACCATGGACCAGGTACTGCCTGATGCCTTCGGTCCCGAACACTTGGAGGAAACCCGGTGA
- a CDS encoding thymidine phosphorylase, which produces MKDNKAEAFDAVDIIRVKRDKGTLSPEQIDWTIDAYTRGAIADEQMAALNMAILLNGMNHAEIARWTAAMIASGETMDFSSLRRQDGGLKYTSDKHSTGGVGDKITLPLAPLVAVFGVAVPQLSGRGLGHTGGTLDKLESIPGWRASLSNAEMLAQLQDIGAVICAAGAGLAPADKKLYALRDVTGTVEAIPLIASSIMSKKIAEGTGSLVLDVKVGSGAFMKDEASARELAETMVALGKDAGVNTVALLTNMNTPLGLTAGNAIEVEESVEVLAGGGPSDVVELTVRLAEEMLACAGVHDADPAAALKDGRAMDVWNRMIGAQGGDPRAQLPVARESDVVYAPADGVLVELDALAVGVAAWRLGAGRARKEDAVQAGAGVRMHAKPGAVVRAGEPLMTLLTDTPERFARAREALEHAVVIAPEGSRPAQRLIMDRIA; this is translated from the coding sequence GTGAAAGACAACAAAGCCGAAGCCTTCGACGCGGTGGACATCATCCGCGTCAAGCGCGACAAGGGCACCTTGAGCCCGGAACAGATCGACTGGACCATCGACGCCTACACCCGGGGCGCCATTGCGGACGAGCAGATGGCCGCCCTCAACATGGCCATCCTGCTCAACGGCATGAACCACGCCGAAATCGCCCGATGGACGGCCGCAATGATCGCCTCCGGCGAGACCATGGACTTTTCCAGCCTTCGCAGGCAGGACGGCGGCCTGAAGTACACCTCGGACAAACACTCCACAGGTGGCGTGGGGGACAAGATCACCCTGCCGCTGGCCCCGCTGGTGGCGGTGTTCGGCGTCGCTGTCCCGCAGCTCTCCGGCCGGGGCCTGGGGCACACCGGCGGCACCCTGGACAAGCTGGAGTCCATTCCGGGCTGGCGCGCCTCCCTCAGCAATGCGGAGATGCTTGCCCAGCTCCAGGACATCGGGGCAGTCATCTGCGCCGCAGGGGCAGGCCTGGCACCCGCCGACAAGAAGCTGTACGCACTGCGTGACGTCACCGGAACCGTCGAAGCCATCCCGCTGATTGCCTCATCCATCATGAGCAAGAAGATCGCTGAAGGCACCGGCTCCCTGGTCCTGGACGTCAAGGTGGGCAGCGGAGCCTTCATGAAGGACGAGGCCTCGGCCCGGGAGCTCGCCGAGACCATGGTGGCACTGGGCAAGGACGCGGGCGTGAACACTGTAGCCCTGCTCACCAACATGAACACCCCGCTGGGGCTCACGGCCGGCAACGCCATTGAGGTGGAGGAATCCGTCGAGGTACTGGCCGGCGGCGGGCCCTCCGACGTTGTGGAACTGACCGTCCGGCTTGCGGAGGAGATGCTCGCCTGTGCGGGAGTCCACGACGCCGATCCCGCGGCCGCGCTGAAGGACGGCCGGGCCATGGACGTGTGGAACAGGATGATCGGGGCCCAGGGCGGCGATCCCCGCGCGCAGTTGCCGGTGGCCAGGGAATCCGACGTCGTCTACGCACCGGCGGACGGGGTGCTCGTGGAGCTTGACGCACTGGCGGTGGGTGTGGCCGCGTGGCGGCTGGGAGCAGGCCGCGCCCGTAAGGAGGATGCTGTACAGGCAGGGGCCGGTGTCCGGATGCACGCAAAACCCGGCGCGGTGGTCCGGGCAGGAGAGCCGCTGATGACCCTGCTCACCGATACCCCTGAACGGTTCGCACGGGCCAGGGAAGCGCTGGAACACGCAGTTGTCATCGCACCAGAAGGATCGAGGCCGGCGCAGCGCCTGATCATGGACCGAATAGCATAG
- a CDS encoding DedA family protein codes for MQAINDFILAAAGQPWVLVLVLACCIIDGFFPPIPSESVVVGLAAVAATADVPNPWVLMLVAALGAFSGDNIAYLIGRRVGTTRWSWMRVPRMQSAFRWAGGELRKRPASLILVARFVPIGRVAVNLTAGVTRYHHLRFVGLTALSAVLWGAYSVGIGLFFGQWFEENHLLGAAIAIVCAVALGIVVDVVINRIRRKTPVVERMREPEA; via the coding sequence ATGCAGGCCATCAATGACTTCATTCTCGCCGCAGCCGGGCAACCCTGGGTGCTTGTCCTGGTGCTGGCGTGCTGCATCATCGATGGATTTTTCCCGCCCATTCCCAGCGAGTCCGTGGTGGTGGGACTGGCAGCGGTGGCAGCAACAGCGGACGTCCCCAACCCCTGGGTCCTGATGCTGGTGGCTGCCCTGGGTGCCTTCTCCGGAGACAACATCGCCTATCTGATCGGACGCAGGGTAGGAACCACCAGATGGTCCTGGATGCGCGTACCCCGCATGCAGAGCGCTTTCCGGTGGGCCGGCGGGGAGCTGCGCAAACGCCCGGCCTCATTGATCCTCGTGGCCAGGTTCGTGCCGATCGGCCGCGTCGCAGTCAACCTCACCGCGGGCGTGACGCGTTACCACCACCTGCGTTTCGTCGGCCTGACTGCACTCTCGGCCGTCCTATGGGGCGCCTACTCTGTGGGCATCGGGCTGTTCTTTGGGCAGTGGTTCGAGGAGAATCACCTGCTCGGAGCGGCCATCGCCATTGTGTGCGCCGTGGCGCTCGGCATCGTTGTGGACGTCGTGATCAACCGCATCCGGCGCAAAACCCCCGTCGTGGAACGCATGCGGGAACCTGAAGCCTGA
- a CDS encoding DedA family protein has product MEFINEAVLHAAGQWWIYPVLLVFFFVDGFAMVVPSETLIVALAAFSRHSGEPNLWILGTTALVGAIAGDNMAFMLGRRIGVDRWKWMRRPKVKKIFGWARYELDKRGAVLIFTARYIPWGRVAVNYVAGSTGFPHRRFFLLDAFACITWVGYSIGIGLLASSFPWLHNNPLLSAGIAVVFAIVLGILIDHLLRWWHKHLARNDAEEVDEWLDGGPSGARGGQAGSTVLAPSADSGPAA; this is encoded by the coding sequence GTGGAGTTTATTAATGAGGCTGTGCTCCATGCAGCGGGCCAATGGTGGATATACCCGGTCCTGCTGGTGTTTTTCTTCGTGGACGGCTTCGCGATGGTGGTTCCCAGCGAAACCCTTATCGTGGCACTGGCGGCCTTCTCCCGGCACAGCGGCGAGCCCAACCTGTGGATCCTGGGAACAACCGCTTTGGTCGGAGCCATCGCCGGCGACAACATGGCATTCATGCTGGGGCGCCGGATCGGGGTGGACCGGTGGAAATGGATGCGCCGTCCCAAGGTCAAGAAGATTTTCGGCTGGGCCCGCTACGAACTGGACAAGCGTGGCGCTGTGCTGATCTTCACCGCACGCTACATTCCCTGGGGCCGGGTGGCCGTCAATTATGTGGCTGGAAGCACCGGTTTTCCGCATCGCCGGTTCTTCCTGCTGGACGCGTTCGCCTGCATCACCTGGGTGGGCTACTCCATCGGCATCGGCCTGCTGGCGAGTTCTTTCCCCTGGCTGCACAACAACCCGCTGCTCAGCGCCGGCATAGCGGTGGTGTTCGCCATCGTCCTGGGAATCCTCATCGACCACCTGCTCCGCTGGTGGCACAAGCATCTGGCGCGCAACGACGCCGAAGAAGTCGACGAATGGCTCGACGGCGGTCCGTCCGGCGCGCGCGGCGGCCAGGCCGGCTCGACCGTCCTGGCCCCGTCTGCAGACAGCGGTCCGGCCGCTTAG
- a CDS encoding adenosine deaminase, whose protein sequence is MTEPIVDAAPALDFDLKSLPKVSLHDHLDGGLRPATIIELAEAVGHTLPSTDPVALGQWFRESADSGSLVRYLETFDHTVAVMQTSEGLFRVAKEFVEDLADDGVVYGEVRWAPEQHLQKGLTLDEAVEAVQEGLEAGVEAVGESGREIQVGQLITAMRHADRGQEIAELAVRHRNRGAVGFDIAGAEDGFLPSRFKDAFTYLAQQNFPATVHAGEAAGLESIQSALVDGRALRLGHGVRIAEDIMVEFDDDDETEDTVGLVTLGDLSSWVRDRGIALEICPSSNLQTGAISGFGDGIESHPLDMLYQLGFNVTINTDNRLMSGVTLTDEFDLLVETFDYDLDDLLELTLNAAEASFLPLEEKEALVEYINDAYANLG, encoded by the coding sequence GTGACTGAGCCTATTGTTGACGCTGCCCCTGCCCTCGATTTTGACCTGAAGAGCCTGCCCAAGGTTTCACTTCACGACCACCTGGACGGAGGCCTCCGTCCGGCCACCATCATCGAACTGGCCGAGGCCGTTGGCCACACGCTGCCGTCGACCGACCCCGTGGCATTGGGCCAGTGGTTCCGTGAATCGGCTGACTCCGGTTCCCTGGTGCGGTACCTGGAAACGTTCGACCACACCGTTGCCGTCATGCAGACCTCCGAAGGCCTGTTCAGGGTGGCCAAGGAATTCGTTGAGGACCTCGCAGATGACGGGGTGGTGTACGGCGAAGTCCGGTGGGCACCTGAACAGCACCTCCAGAAGGGCCTCACACTCGACGAAGCAGTGGAAGCGGTCCAGGAGGGACTCGAGGCCGGCGTCGAAGCGGTAGGCGAGAGCGGGCGGGAAATCCAGGTGGGCCAGCTCATCACGGCCATGCGCCACGCCGACCGCGGCCAGGAGATTGCCGAGCTCGCCGTCCGCCACCGTAACCGGGGTGCAGTGGGCTTTGACATCGCCGGAGCTGAAGATGGCTTCCTGCCGTCCCGCTTCAAGGATGCCTTCACCTACCTGGCACAGCAGAACTTCCCCGCCACCGTGCACGCCGGCGAGGCCGCCGGACTGGAGAGCATCCAGTCCGCACTGGTGGACGGCCGGGCGCTGCGGCTGGGGCACGGCGTCCGCATCGCCGAGGACATCATGGTGGAATTCGACGACGATGACGAGACTGAGGACACCGTCGGCCTGGTCACCCTTGGCGATCTCTCCAGCTGGGTTCGCGACCGCGGCATCGCCCTGGAAATCTGCCCTTCCTCCAACCTCCAGACCGGAGCGATCTCCGGGTTCGGCGACGGCATCGAAAGCCACCCCCTGGACATGCTGTACCAGCTGGGCTTCAACGTCACCATCAACACGGACAACCGGCTGATGAGCGGCGTCACCCTGACGGACGAGTTCGACCTCCTGGTGGAAACGTTTGATTATGACCTCGACGACCTGCTCGAGCTCACCCTGAACGCTGCCGAAGCTTCCTTCCTGCCCCTGGAGGAGAAGGAGGCGCTGGTGGAGTACATCAACGACGCCTACGCAAACCTTGGCTGA